One Gemmatimonadaceae bacterium genomic region harbors:
- a CDS encoding response regulator has protein sequence MHRDAAEGEEPGARDAGATAALHSMIDALIETLALATTVTLGVVMGGLVAASRGRQEFTTAERYRVRAHSVVLVILGVAEVALAFVRGGRDASLDGEGALPQLTVAAALLVGVGAIAMSVWRWRSSASRAAVDPRPMLATNPPPASLHADVASSTDRDAAAASLLPIDHLATPGSPATAGTPEGALGEGRDGTDFDVRLMHANRMQSIGRLAGGIAHDFNNLLTSILTSAEMAREALPDEHGIRPDLEEIRRAGTRASELTRQLLAFARRDVSRPRVIDVNMLVGSLATMLHRLLGETITLRISLGEALPLVLADPAQLEQVIVNLAVNARDAMVHGGELQLRTSRGEAQRHSAETAPLDGVVLEVQDSGIGMSEDVRVRLFEPFYTTKTPGRGTGLGLATCQAIVSAHGGEIAVDSALGAGSTFRVWLPATDVVDDSRATAEHPAPPPLPRDAPRTILLVEDDADVRGSTARALRRAGYAVLEAMDGEDALQLVASRPDTVDLILTDIVMPRMGGAELVRRLSAQCPEAHVIYMSGYPADSPEVAQVEALGLHVLEKPYTPAILLFEIRLKFDALRRA, from the coding sequence TTGCATCGCGACGCGGCGGAGGGCGAGGAGCCCGGGGCGCGCGATGCCGGCGCCACCGCGGCGCTCCACAGCATGATCGATGCCCTGATCGAGACGCTCGCCCTCGCCACGACGGTGACGTTAGGCGTGGTAATGGGGGGGCTGGTCGCCGCGTCACGCGGCCGCCAGGAGTTCACGACCGCCGAGCGCTATCGCGTGCGCGCGCACAGCGTGGTGCTCGTCATTCTCGGAGTGGCGGAAGTCGCGCTGGCGTTCGTGCGCGGTGGCCGCGACGCGTCGCTCGACGGTGAGGGAGCGCTCCCCCAGCTTACGGTGGCCGCGGCGTTGCTGGTCGGGGTTGGCGCGATCGCGATGTCGGTGTGGCGCTGGCGGTCGAGCGCCTCACGCGCCGCAGTCGACCCCCGGCCGATGCTCGCCACGAATCCCCCGCCTGCGTCGTTGCATGCCGATGTCGCGTCGTCCACCGATCGCGACGCCGCCGCGGCATCGTTGCTCCCCATCGATCATCTCGCCACGCCGGGATCGCCAGCGACAGCAGGAACGCCGGAGGGCGCGCTGGGGGAGGGGCGCGATGGCACCGACTTCGACGTGCGCCTGATGCACGCCAACCGCATGCAGAGCATCGGACGCCTGGCGGGGGGCATCGCCCACGACTTCAACAATCTCCTGACGTCGATCCTCACCAGCGCGGAGATGGCGCGCGAGGCGCTTCCCGACGAGCACGGGATCCGTCCCGACCTCGAGGAGATTCGTCGCGCCGGGACGCGGGCCAGCGAACTCACGCGGCAGCTGCTGGCCTTTGCGCGACGCGACGTGAGCCGTCCCCGGGTGATCGACGTCAACATGCTCGTGGGGAGCCTGGCCACGATGCTGCACCGCTTGCTGGGCGAGACGATCACGCTGCGCATCTCGTTAGGCGAGGCGTTGCCGCTCGTGCTGGCCGACCCGGCGCAGCTGGAGCAGGTGATCGTGAACCTGGCGGTGAATGCGCGCGATGCGATGGTGCATGGCGGCGAGTTGCAGCTGCGGACGTCGCGCGGCGAGGCGCAACGGCACAGCGCCGAGACGGCGCCGCTGGACGGCGTGGTGCTGGAGGTGCAGGACTCGGGGATCGGGATGAGCGAGGACGTGCGCGTGCGACTCTTCGAGCCGTTCTACACCACCAAGACGCCGGGGCGTGGCACCGGGCTCGGGCTGGCCACCTGCCAGGCCATTGTCAGCGCACACGGTGGGGAGATCGCGGTGGACAGCGCCCTCGGCGCCGGCTCGACCTTCCGCGTCTGGCTCCCGGCCACCGATGTCGTCGACGATTCGCGCGCCACGGCGGAGCATCCGGCTCCTCCCCCGCTCCCCCGCGACGCGCCGCGCACCATCCTGCTCGTGGAAGACGATGCCGACGTGCGCGGCTCCACCGCGCGCGCGCTGCGCCGCGCGGGGTATGCCGTGCTGGAGGCGATGGACGGCGAGGACGCGTTGCAGCTGGTGGCCTCGCGCCCCGACACGGTCGACCTCATCCTCACCGACATCGTCATGCCGCGCATGGGCGGGGCCGAACTCGTGCGACGCCTGTCGGCGCAGTGCCCCGAGGCGCACGTGATCTACATGTCCGGCTACCCCGCCGACTCGCCCGAGGTGGCGCAGGTGGAGGCGCTGGGATTGCACGTGCTGGAAAAGCCGTACACGCCGGCGATCCTCCTGTTCGAGATCCGCCTCAAGTTCGACGCGCTGCGTCGCGCCTGA
- a CDS encoding U32 family peptidase: protein MSKRRIPELLAPAGSIDAVRAAVANGANAVYLGAERFNARDEGAQLTLDELEQACLIAHAGGTRVYLTLNILTKPAELADALALLGEAIDRGIDAAIVQDLGLVRLIQRVYPGFEVHGSTQMTVHDADGARLMRDLGLERVVLARENTLDDVRAIRAAVPDMGLETFVHGALCISYSGQCFMSGMISERSANRGSCAQSCRKDYILTDATTGDELDRGYLISAKDLAAHDQIAELAELGVGCLKVEGRKKKPEYVATVTRTYRDLLDRVAAGENVSATPEEIRPLVQIFSRGFTSGMFTGRQGRDYITRTQPDNRGHELGVVLGREGNDLIIEVTHAVQPGDGLGFEPPEGTPGRATGFAVTRVRTLGSRQGMVRQAITTRERVAAGWRVVRSSEAALLERARASYAALPRPARGGRQRLDVRLFGGAGAPLKAVFSVGDEVVEERTETVLAPATQRALDYSRLREQLARLGETPFTLGTLDVTGLPAGLFLPVSEVNRLRQRAVDVLMTRRDWARAAEEAERSARIDSAIAALRVTPPPVPPAATLSAEVWTLDDARAAAKAGANEIVFDPFLRHPVAPAARLAALRDELHAAGVALRLRTPSVVRPEERRSLDKWLALQLPILTGHAGLAVALAREGRDVAADYAVNVFNAFTAQEFFSRGVSRVTASVELTADEIVQLVAPWNGVGFEVVAYGRPEGMTIEHCVLSAAFDRVATTCRDLCVQQHPAVELTDPAGYTFPLATDSACRNRLLHSRPIEGSEFIPRLWEGGIRHFRALFNVGGDPVGEVVGEYARLLRALAAGDRAPALSIRESLGHRFTRGHFVRAV, encoded by the coding sequence ATGTCCAAGCGCCGCATCCCGGAACTCCTCGCCCCCGCCGGCTCCATCGACGCCGTGCGCGCTGCTGTCGCCAACGGGGCCAACGCCGTCTACCTGGGCGCCGAGCGCTTCAACGCCCGCGACGAGGGGGCGCAGCTCACGCTCGATGAGCTGGAACAGGCGTGCCTCATCGCGCACGCCGGCGGAACGCGCGTCTACCTCACGCTCAACATCCTCACCAAGCCCGCGGAGCTGGCCGATGCACTCGCGCTCCTCGGCGAGGCCATCGACCGGGGAATAGACGCGGCCATCGTGCAGGACCTTGGATTGGTGCGCCTCATTCAGCGCGTGTATCCCGGCTTCGAGGTGCATGGCTCCACGCAGATGACGGTGCACGACGCCGACGGGGCGCGCCTCATGCGCGACCTCGGGCTCGAGCGCGTGGTGCTGGCGCGCGAGAACACGCTGGACGACGTGCGCGCCATCCGTGCGGCGGTGCCCGACATGGGGCTCGAGACGTTCGTGCACGGTGCGCTCTGCATCTCTTACTCCGGACAGTGCTTCATGTCGGGGATGATTTCCGAACGAAGCGCCAACCGCGGCTCGTGCGCGCAGTCGTGTCGCAAGGATTACATCCTGACCGATGCGACGACGGGCGATGAACTGGATCGCGGCTACCTCATCTCGGCGAAGGACCTGGCGGCGCACGACCAGATTGCCGAGTTGGCGGAGCTGGGGGTCGGCTGCCTCAAGGTGGAGGGGCGCAAGAAGAAGCCGGAATACGTGGCGACGGTGACGCGCACCTATCGCGATCTCCTCGATCGCGTTGCGGCTGGCGAGAACGTCTCGGCCACTCCAGAGGAGATTCGCCCGCTCGTCCAGATCTTCTCGCGCGGCTTCACCAGCGGAATGTTCACCGGGCGCCAGGGGCGCGACTACATCACGCGCACGCAGCCCGACAATCGGGGGCACGAACTCGGCGTGGTGCTCGGCCGGGAGGGGAACGACCTCATCATCGAAGTCACGCACGCCGTGCAGCCGGGCGATGGGCTGGGCTTCGAGCCGCCGGAAGGAACTCCCGGGCGCGCGACCGGCTTTGCGGTGACGCGCGTGCGTACGCTGGGCTCGCGCCAGGGAATGGTGCGCCAGGCCATCACGACGCGCGAGCGCGTGGCGGCGGGGTGGCGTGTGGTGCGCAGCTCGGAGGCGGCGTTGCTCGAGCGCGCCCGCGCCTCGTACGCCGCGCTCCCGCGTCCCGCGCGCGGGGGGCGGCAGCGCCTCGACGTGCGCCTGTTCGGCGGCGCTGGTGCCCCGCTCAAGGCGGTCTTCTCTGTGGGCGACGAGGTGGTGGAGGAGCGCACCGAGACGGTGCTCGCGCCGGCCACCCAGCGCGCCCTCGACTACTCCCGCCTTCGCGAGCAGCTGGCGCGCCTGGGCGAGACGCCGTTCACGTTAGGCACGCTGGACGTGACAGGGCTCCCCGCGGGGCTTTTTCTTCCGGTGAGCGAGGTGAACCGCCTGCGCCAGCGCGCCGTCGACGTCCTGATGACGCGACGCGACTGGGCGCGCGCGGCAGAGGAGGCGGAGCGCTCCGCGCGCATCGACTCGGCCATCGCGGCGCTTCGCGTCACACCCCCTCCGGTGCCGCCAGCTGCTACGCTTTCGGCGGAGGTCTGGACGCTGGACGATGCGCGCGCCGCGGCGAAGGCCGGGGCGAACGAGATCGTCTTCGACCCCTTCCTGCGTCACCCCGTCGCGCCGGCCGCTCGCCTGGCCGCCTTGCGCGACGAGCTGCACGCGGCCGGCGTCGCGCTGCGGCTGCGGACGCCCTCCGTCGTGCGCCCGGAGGAGCGGCGGTCGCTCGACAAGTGGCTGGCGTTGCAGCTGCCGATCCTCACGGGGCACGCGGGACTCGCCGTCGCACTCGCGCGCGAGGGGCGCGACGTGGCCGCCGACTACGCCGTCAACGTCTTCAACGCCTTCACCGCGCAGGAGTTCTTCTCGCGCGGCGTCTCGCGCGTGACGGCATCGGTCGAGCTCACCGCCGACGAGATCGTGCAACTGGTGGCGCCGTGGAATGGAGTCGGCTTCGAGGTCGTGGCCTACGGTCGCCCCGAGGGGATGACGATCGAGCATTGCGTCCTCTCCGCCGCCTTCGATCGCGTCGCCACCACCTGTCGCGACCTCTGCGTGCAGCAGCATCCCGCCGTCGAGCTCACCGACCCCGCCGGCTACACCTTCCCGCTCGCCACCGATTCGGCGTGCCGCAACCGCCTCCTCCACTCGCGCCCCATCGAGGGCTCCGAGTTCATCCCGCGGTTGTGGGAGGGGGGGATTCGCCACTTCCGGGCGCTGTTCAACGTTGGCGGTGACCCGGTGGGCGAGGTGGTGGGCGAGTATGCGCGACTGCTGCGCGCCCTCGCCGCGGGCGATCGCGCTCCCGCGCTCTCCATTCGCGAGTCGCTCGGGCATCGCTTCACGCGCGGCCATTTCGTGCGCGCCGTCTAA
- a CDS encoding sulfite exporter TauE/SafE family protein, protein MNLGILTFVSVGFLVGFRHAFEPDHLAAVTTLATRERGLGHAARLGVAWGVGHTASVAVVAIALILLGVHVPPHFHRLAELGVAVLLVALGVSTLLAEARRHRLGLGMPHAYAHAAQRAHSHDPSIRTVSRSLWFGVAHGMAGSGAVIALLVAAASSVEAQFGYLAAFGLGTVAGMSMVSLLTGAVSALAAARSARVARHIRIGSALASSLVGVMLGWRTVVG, encoded by the coding sequence ATGAACCTGGGGATCCTGACCTTCGTCAGCGTGGGCTTCCTGGTCGGATTCCGGCACGCCTTCGAGCCGGACCACCTTGCGGCGGTCACCACGCTCGCCACGCGCGAACGCGGGCTGGGGCACGCCGCGCGCCTCGGCGTGGCGTGGGGCGTGGGGCACACGGCGAGCGTCGCCGTGGTGGCGATCGCCCTCATCCTCCTCGGCGTGCACGTCCCGCCGCACTTCCATCGCTTGGCGGAGTTAGGCGTCGCCGTTCTCCTCGTCGCGCTCGGCGTGTCCACGCTCCTTGCCGAGGCGCGCCGTCACCGGCTGGGGCTGGGAATGCCGCACGCGTACGCCCACGCCGCGCAGCGGGCGCATTCGCACGATCCGTCCATCCGTACCGTCTCGCGCTCCCTCTGGTTTGGCGTCGCGCACGGAATGGCGGGGAGCGGGGCGGTCATCGCCCTCCTCGTGGCAGCTGCGTCGTCTGTCGAGGCGCAGTTCGGCTACCTCGCGGCTTTTGGACTGGGGACCGTGGCAGGGATGTCGATGGTCTCACTCCTTACCGGCGCCGTCTCAGCCCTGGCGGCGGCGCGCAGTGCACGAGTCGCCCGGCATATCCGGATTGGCTCCGCGCTCGCCTCTTCGCTGGTTGGTGTGATGCTCGGCTGGCGGACCGTTGTGGGCTGA
- the hypA gene encoding hydrogenase maturation nickel metallochaperone HypA translates to MHELSLAQGIVEQATAAAREANAERVVAVQLKVGRLAGVEPGALRFCYDAATQGTFLEGSRLEIVDVPLVVWCAHCLTTVELPGVQSFRCPTCATPCGEIRQGRELEIASLEIAP, encoded by the coding sequence ATGCACGAGCTGTCACTGGCACAGGGAATCGTCGAACAGGCAACCGCCGCGGCTCGAGAGGCAAACGCCGAACGGGTGGTGGCGGTGCAGCTCAAGGTGGGGCGACTGGCCGGGGTGGAACCGGGCGCCCTGCGCTTCTGTTACGACGCCGCCACGCAGGGGACGTTCCTCGAAGGGTCGCGCCTGGAGATCGTGGACGTGCCGCTGGTCGTCTGGTGCGCGCACTGCCTCACCACCGTCGAGCTCCCCGGCGTGCAGAGCTTTCGTTGCCCCACGTGCGCGACACCGTGCGGCGAGATTCGCCAGGGACGCGAGTTGGAGATTGCCTCGTTGGAGATCGCGCCATGA
- the hypB gene encoding hydrogenase nickel incorporation protein HypB, giving the protein MSQTRIVEVRAGILKKNDELARALRARFEEAGVYVVNLVSSPGTGKTQFLERTLTELVARGVRTAALVGDLETDHDARRLARSGAPARQINTHGRCHLEAEMIGDFLGEWELSALDFLFIENVGNLVCPASYDLGEALRVALLSVTEGEDKPLKYPTMFNSADVAVITKMDLAEACDFDRAAAHAAIHDVRPGMTILEVSSKRGSGMDDWMTLLHDRRAAWHRRARDGSA; this is encoded by the coding sequence ATGAGCCAGACGCGCATCGTTGAAGTCCGCGCGGGGATCCTCAAGAAGAACGACGAGCTGGCGCGCGCGCTGCGTGCGCGGTTCGAGGAGGCGGGTGTGTACGTCGTGAACCTCGTCTCCAGCCCGGGGACGGGAAAGACACAGTTCCTCGAGCGCACGCTCACGGAGCTCGTGGCGCGCGGGGTGCGCACGGCGGCGTTGGTGGGCGACCTCGAAACCGACCACGATGCCAGGCGCCTCGCGCGCAGCGGCGCTCCGGCGCGCCAGATCAACACCCATGGGCGCTGTCATCTCGAGGCGGAGATGATCGGCGATTTCCTCGGGGAGTGGGAGCTCTCGGCGCTCGACTTCCTCTTCATCGAGAACGTGGGGAACCTGGTGTGCCCCGCCAGCTACGACCTGGGCGAGGCGCTGCGCGTCGCGCTGCTTTCCGTCACTGAGGGCGAGGACAAGCCGCTCAAGTACCCAACGATGTTCAACTCGGCCGACGTGGCAGTGATCACCAAGATGGATCTCGCCGAGGCCTGCGACTTCGATCGCGCGGCGGCACACGCGGCGATCCACGACGTGCGCCCGGGGATGACGATCCTCGAAGTTTCGTCAAAGCGCGGCAGCGGGATGGACGATTGGATGACGCTCCTGCACGACCGGCGCGCGGCGTGGCACCGGCGCGCGAGGGACGGCAGCGCCTGA
- a CDS encoding DUF1446 domain-containing protein — MKSLVRVASGQGFWGDWLEAPRRQVEGGQVDYLMLDYLAEVTMSILQKQKERDPRMGYARDFIGAIESVLPGIVERGVKVIANAGGVNPRACADALLALADQKGVRGQLVLGVVTGDDLLPRLDELMAQGHALANMDTGEPLSLVRDRVLSANAYIGSDPIVEALGRGANVVVTGRSTDTALTMAPLRYEFGWGAGDWDKMAAGIIAGHIIECGAQCSGGNCLKDWQTIPDVWNIGYPIVDARPDGTFEICKHPGTGGRIDVSTVTEQLVYEMGDPHAYITPDVVADFTSIQLQQAGEDRVRVYGITGGPPTDKLKVSIAYRSGYKAVGTLVYAWPDALAKAKAADAVLRRRLEYLGLSFDTVVTEYVGANATHGPLAGDVDDLPEVQLRVGVRGQDKAMVERFTRELIPMVLNGPPSVTGFAAGRPKVEEIVAYWPALIDKTVVRTQVEVVR; from the coding sequence GTGAAATCACTCGTTCGTGTCGCCTCGGGCCAGGGTTTCTGGGGCGATTGGCTGGAGGCGCCGCGCCGCCAGGTGGAGGGTGGCCAGGTCGACTACCTGATGCTCGACTACCTGGCCGAGGTCACGATGTCGATCCTCCAGAAGCAGAAGGAGCGCGATCCCCGCATGGGGTATGCGCGCGATTTCATCGGGGCCATCGAGTCGGTGCTTCCGGGTATTGTCGAGCGCGGCGTGAAGGTGATTGCGAATGCGGGCGGGGTGAACCCGCGCGCCTGCGCCGACGCGCTCCTCGCCCTCGCCGACCAGAAGGGGGTGCGGGGACAACTCGTCCTCGGCGTCGTCACCGGCGACGATCTCCTGCCGCGGCTCGATGAACTCATGGCGCAGGGGCACGCCCTTGCCAACATGGACACGGGCGAGCCGTTGTCGCTCGTGCGCGACCGCGTCCTCTCGGCCAACGCGTACATCGGCTCCGACCCCATCGTCGAGGCGTTAGGCAGGGGGGCCAACGTCGTCGTCACCGGACGCTCGACCGACACCGCGCTCACCATGGCGCCGTTGCGCTACGAGTTCGGCTGGGGGGCGGGCGACTGGGACAAGATGGCCGCGGGGATCATCGCCGGTCACATCATCGAGTGTGGCGCCCAGTGCTCGGGGGGCAACTGCCTCAAGGACTGGCAGACCATTCCCGACGTCTGGAACATCGGCTATCCCATCGTCGACGCGCGTCCCGACGGGACGTTCGAGATCTGCAAGCATCCCGGCACCGGCGGCCGCATCGACGTCTCCACCGTCACCGAACAGTTGGTCTACGAGATGGGCGATCCCCACGCGTATATCACGCCCGATGTCGTGGCCGACTTCACCTCGATCCAGCTGCAACAGGCGGGCGAGGACCGGGTGCGCGTGTACGGCATCACCGGGGGGCCGCCCACCGACAAGCTCAAGGTCTCCATTGCCTATCGTTCCGGCTACAAGGCGGTGGGAACGCTCGTCTACGCTTGGCCCGACGCGCTCGCCAAGGCGAAGGCGGCCGATGCGGTGCTTCGGCGCCGCCTCGAATACCTGGGGCTGTCGTTCGACACCGTCGTCACCGAGTACGTGGGGGCCAACGCGACGCACGGTCCGCTGGCCGGCGACGTGGACGACCTTCCCGAGGTGCAGCTCCGCGTTGGTGTTCGCGGGCAGGACAAGGCGATGGTCGAGCGCTTCACGCGCGAGCTGATTCCGATGGTCCTCAACGGCCCGCCGAGCGTGACCGGCTTTGCAGCTGGCCGCCCCAAGGTCGAGGAAATCGTGGCCTACTGGCCCGCGTTGATCGACAAGACCGTCGTCCGGACCCAGGTGGAGGTGGTGCGATGA
- a CDS encoding acyl-CoA carboxylase subunit beta: protein MTSRLRELSAEVRSLEAALRQGGGADKIARQHTQGKLTARERIDALCDAGTTFVEIGLLVAYDQYDSQAPGAGVVTGIGHVHGREVVIVANDATVKAGSWWPETIKKMLRAQEIAMRCRIPIIYLVDSAGVNLPYQGGVFPGQYGAARLFYYNSIMRRYLRIPQIAAVMGPCIAGGAYLPALSDVILMVKGTSFMGLGGPNLVKGATGQTIDGETLGGATTHTEVSGVAHYAVDDDPACVAKIRELVARLPREGAGAPPRFENTSADPNRPHHSNPLSTKTTATTAADSDALYDLLPADHRMSYDMHTVLRAILDNGALDEFQPQLAREMICGDGAIEGIQVAVIANQRGLIKGRPGEKPRFGGIVYAESADKVAYFIDRCDRQGIPILFVQDVSGFMVGAEAEHEGIIRAGARFVEAMACARVPKLVLTVNHASGAGYYAMAAQGFDPDFIFSWPTGRMGVMEGESAIQAVHGVAIDAARKAGKALAPEVQGSIDEMRADYEHQLDARYAAARGYVDAIVHPEDTRHTLAIALRASRHNSGPHIGAFVLPPQPEIAR from the coding sequence ATGACGTCGCGACTTCGTGAACTGAGCGCGGAGGTCCGCTCGCTCGAAGCGGCGCTGCGGCAAGGGGGCGGGGCGGACAAGATCGCGCGGCAGCATACACAGGGAAAGCTGACCGCTCGCGAACGCATCGACGCCCTCTGCGATGCGGGGACGACCTTCGTCGAGATCGGGTTGCTCGTGGCGTACGACCAGTATGACTCCCAGGCGCCGGGCGCCGGTGTCGTCACGGGAATTGGCCACGTGCACGGGCGCGAAGTGGTCATCGTGGCCAACGATGCCACGGTGAAGGCCGGGTCGTGGTGGCCGGAGACGATCAAGAAGATGCTGCGCGCGCAGGAGATTGCGATGCGCTGTCGCATCCCGATCATCTACCTCGTCGACTCGGCGGGGGTGAACCTCCCGTACCAGGGCGGCGTCTTTCCCGGTCAATACGGTGCGGCGCGGCTCTTCTACTACAACTCGATCATGCGCCGTTACCTGCGCATTCCGCAGATTGCGGCGGTGATGGGGCCGTGCATTGCCGGCGGCGCGTACCTGCCGGCGTTGAGCGACGTGATCCTGATGGTGAAGGGGACGTCGTTCATGGGGCTGGGCGGTCCCAACCTGGTGAAGGGGGCGACGGGGCAGACGATCGACGGCGAGACGCTGGGCGGTGCGACGACGCACACCGAGGTGAGCGGGGTGGCGCACTACGCGGTGGATGATGATCCGGCGTGCGTGGCGAAGATTCGCGAGTTGGTGGCTCGGTTGCCGCGGGAGGGGGCGGGGGCCCCCCCCCGCTTTGAAAATACCTCCGCCGACCCCAACCGCCCTCACCATTCCAACCCGCTCAGTACCAAAACCACCGCAACCACCGCCGCCGACTCCGACGCGCTCTACGACCTCCTCCCCGCGGACCATCGCATGTCGTACGACATGCACACCGTCCTCCGCGCCATCCTCGACAACGGAGCGCTCGACGAGTTCCAGCCCCAGTTGGCCCGTGAGATGATCTGCGGCGACGGGGCCATCGAGGGCATCCAGGTCGCGGTGATCGCCAACCAGCGCGGACTCATCAAGGGGCGTCCGGGCGAGAAGCCGCGCTTTGGCGGGATCGTCTACGCCGAGAGCGCGGACAAGGTCGCCTACTTCATCGATCGCTGCGACCGTCAGGGGATTCCGATCCTCTTCGTGCAGGACGTCTCGGGCTTCATGGTGGGCGCCGAAGCGGAGCACGAGGGAATCATTCGCGCCGGTGCGCGCTTCGTCGAGGCCATGGCCTGCGCGCGCGTCCCCAAGTTGGTGCTGACGGTAAACCATGCGTCGGGCGCCGGCTACTACGCGATGGCGGCGCAGGGGTTCGACCCCGACTTCATCTTCTCCTGGCCCACCGGGCGCATGGGGGTGATGGAGGGCGAGTCGGCCATCCAGGCCGTGCACGGCGTTGCGATCGACGCCGCCAGGAAGGCGGGAAAGGCGCTCGCCCCCGAGGTGCAGGGCTCCATCGACGAGATGCGCGCCGACTACGAACACCAGCTCGACGCTCGTTATGCAGCGGCGCGCGGCTACGTCGATGCCATCGTCCATCCCGAGGACACGCGCCACACCCTCGCGATCGCCCTCCGTGCCTCGCGCCACAACAGCGGACCGCACATCGGGGCCTTCGTGCTCCCGCCTCAACCGGAGATTGCTCGGTGA
- a CDS encoding cobalamin B12-binding domain-containing protein, with product MSRPIRVLIAKPGLDGHDRGAKVVAASLRDAGMEVIYTGLHQTPEMIATAAVQEDVDVVGLSILSGAHMTLFPRVRQLLVDAGREDILITGGGIIPREDMEALRALGIGELFGPGTPTAALVEYIRDWFQQHQPAA from the coding sequence ATGTCCCGACCCATTCGCGTGCTGATTGCCAAGCCGGGCCTCGACGGTCACGACCGCGGGGCCAAGGTCGTCGCTGCCTCGTTGCGCGACGCCGGCATGGAAGTGATCTACACCGGCCTGCACCAGACCCCCGAGATGATCGCCACGGCGGCGGTCCAGGAAGACGTCGACGTGGTCGGGCTCTCCATCCTCAGTGGGGCGCACATGACGCTCTTCCCGCGCGTGCGACAGCTCCTCGTCGACGCCGGTCGCGAGGACATCCTCATCACGGGGGGAGGAATCATCCCCAGGGAAGACATGGAGGCGCTGCGCGCGCTGGGAATCGGCGAGCTGTTTGGTCCCGGGACGCCGACGGCCGCGCTGGTGGAGTACATCCGGGACTGGTTTCAGCAGCATCAGCCGGCCGCATGA
- a CDS encoding methyltransferase domain-containing protein: MRRREDGKTRRRGEEWWASYFDAQYLLEYEPIFTLQKDREEVARLLEVLQLPVGARVLDVPCGQGRHAHLLAEAGYDVDGLDYSAHLLAKAKARGTGKTLRYTRGDMRTLPARWTGRFDAVVNLFTSFGFFVEPDDDARVIAEFARVLKPGGVLVWHGGSRDGVMARFLSKDWWLSDNGTMVAHERSFDPLSGVLTIRSTFRGPKVQGEREHRIRLYTATRISELCAAAGLVVEQAFEAFTEKPLRRRSSEMMLVARRD, translated from the coding sequence TTGAGAAGACGAGAGGACGGGAAGACGAGAAGACGAGGGGAGGAGTGGTGGGCGTCGTACTTCGATGCGCAGTACCTCCTGGAGTACGAACCGATCTTTACGTTGCAGAAGGATCGGGAGGAGGTGGCGCGGCTCCTCGAGGTGTTGCAGCTGCCGGTTGGGGCGCGGGTGCTCGACGTGCCGTGCGGGCAGGGACGGCATGCGCACCTGCTGGCGGAGGCGGGCTACGATGTCGATGGGCTCGACTATTCGGCGCACCTCCTCGCCAAGGCCAAGGCGCGCGGGACCGGGAAGACGTTGCGCTACACGCGCGGCGACATGCGAACGCTCCCCGCGCGCTGGACCGGACGATTCGATGCGGTCGTCAACCTGTTCACGTCGTTTGGCTTCTTCGTGGAGCCCGACGACGACGCACGCGTGATCGCCGAGTTTGCCCGTGTGCTCAAGCCTGGCGGCGTCCTCGTCTGGCACGGCGGGAGCCGCGACGGCGTCATGGCGCGCTTCCTCTCCAAGGACTGGTGGCTCTCCGACAACGGGACCATGGTGGCGCATGAGCGCTCGTTCGACCCGCTCTCCGGCGTGCTGACGATTCGCTCGACCTTTCGCGGGCCCAAGGTGCAAGGCGAGCGTGAGCACCGAATCCGGTTGTACACGGCCACGCGAATCTCCGAATTGTGCGCCGCCGCCGGGCTGGTCGTGGAGCAGGCGTTCGAAGCGTTCACCGAGAAGCCGCTGCGGCGCCGGTCGAGCGAAATGATGCTGGTGGCGCGGCGCGACTAG